The following are from one region of the Corynebacterium hindlerae genome:
- the hisG gene encoding ATP phosphoribosyltransferase, whose amino-acid sequence MLKVAVPNKGSLSERAVAILQEAGYERRQDPKALTVLDQTNKVEFFFLRPKDIAIYVAKGHLDLGITGRDLAADSMAKVEEVMPLGFGASTFRYAGPREANYTVDSLEGLRIATSYPNLVREDLKARGVSAEVIRLDGAVEISIKLGVADAIADVVSTGRTLRKQGLVPFGPVICDSEAVVVARQGIELRDAHRVFLRRMEGILHAQNFLMLDYNIQRDLLAEATTITPGLSGPTVSPLAHEDWVAVRAMVPFKEANQIMDRLSVLGAKAILASEIRIARM is encoded by the coding sequence ATGCTCAAAGTTGCTGTACCGAATAAAGGCTCGTTGTCTGAGCGCGCCGTCGCTATTTTGCAGGAAGCTGGCTACGAGCGTCGGCAAGATCCTAAAGCCCTGACGGTGCTCGATCAGACGAACAAGGTGGAGTTTTTCTTCCTCCGTCCGAAAGACATCGCGATTTACGTTGCCAAGGGGCACCTGGACCTGGGGATCACCGGTCGTGACCTGGCCGCGGATTCCATGGCCAAGGTGGAGGAAGTGATGCCGCTGGGCTTCGGCGCTTCGACGTTCCGCTACGCCGGTCCGCGGGAGGCCAATTACACGGTGGATTCCTTGGAAGGGCTGCGTATTGCGACGTCGTACCCCAACCTGGTGCGCGAGGATCTCAAGGCTCGTGGGGTGTCCGCTGAGGTTATCCGCCTTGACGGCGCCGTGGAGATTTCCATCAAGCTGGGTGTCGCTGATGCGATTGCGGACGTCGTGTCCACCGGTCGGACGCTGCGCAAGCAGGGGCTGGTGCCGTTCGGCCCAGTGATTTGCGACAGCGAGGCCGTCGTCGTGGCGCGGCAGGGCATTGAGCTTCGCGACGCCCACCGCGTGTTCCTGCGCCGCATGGAGGGCATTTTGCACGCCCAGAATTTCCTCATGCTGGACTATAACATTCAGCGGGATTTGCTGGCGGAAGCAACCACGATCACTCCGGGCCTGTCCGGGCCGACGGTATCCCCGTTGGCACACGAGGATTGGGTTGCAGTGCGCGCTATGGTGCCATTCAAGGAAGCAAACCAAATCATGGACCGACTGTCCGTTTTGGGTGCCAAGGCGATTTTGGCTTCCGAGATCAGGATTGCCCGAATGTAG
- a CDS encoding phosphoribosyl-ATP diphosphatase codes for MKNFDSLYAELRTRAQERPEGSGTVAALDKGVHHLGKKIIEEAGEVWIAAEYQSDEELAEEMSQLIYWTQVMMVARGLEPADIYKYL; via the coding sequence GTGAAGAATTTTGACTCGCTGTACGCTGAACTTCGAACCCGCGCCCAGGAACGCCCAGAGGGCTCCGGCACTGTCGCTGCTTTGGATAAGGGCGTCCATCATCTGGGTAAGAAGATCATCGAAGAAGCGGGCGAAGTCTGGATTGCAGCGGAATACCAGTCCGACGAGGAGCTTGCGGAAGAAATGTCTCAGCTCATCTACTGGACCCAGGTCATGATGGTGGCCCGAGGCCTGGAACCAGCAGACATCTACAAGTACCTCTAA